CTAGTATGAAACGACTTATTAGCAGATTAATAGATCATTTTGGGATGGGATATACATCCCATATACTGGATCAACTAAAAACTCTGGGCTTCCATCAAGCCACTACTACATCGATTTCGTTAGGAATCGAGGATCTTTTAACAATACCCTCTAAGGGATGGTTAGTCCAAGACGCGAAACAACAGAGTTTTCTTTTGGAGAAACACTATTATTATGGGGCTGTACACGCGGTAGAAAAATTACGCCAATCTGTTGAGATATGGTATGCGACAAGTGAATATTTGAAAcaagaaatgaattcaaattttcGGATAACGGATCCTTCTAATCCAGTCTATCTAATGTCTTTTCCAGGAGCCAGAGGAAATGCATCTCAAGTACACCAATTAGTAGGTATGAGAGGATTAATGTCGGACCCTCAAGGACAAATGATTGATTTACCTATTCAAAGCAATTTACGCGAGGGACTTTCTTTGACAGAATATATAATTTCCTGCTATGGAGCCCGCAAAGGGGTTGTAGATACTGCTGTGCGAACAGCAGATGCTAGATATCTTACACGTAGACTTGTTGAAGTAGTTCAACATATTATTGTGCGTAGAAGAGATTGTGGTACTATCTGAGGTATTTCTGTAAGTCCTCAAAATGGGATGACGGAAAAACTTTTTGTCCAAACACTAATTGGTCGTGTATTAGCAGACGATATATATATGGTTCACGATGCATTGCCGCATGAAATCAAGATATTGGAATTGGATTAGTCAATCGATTCATAACTGCCTTTCGAGCACAACCATTTCGAGCACAACCAATATATATTAGAACCCCCTTTACTTGCCGAAGCACTTCTTGGATCTGTCAATTATGCTATGGCCGGAGTCCTACTCatagtgatctggtcgaattgGGAGAAGCCGTAGGTATTATTGCAGGTCAATCAATTGGGGAGCCAGGACTCAACTAACATTAAGAACTTTTCATACTGGCGGAGTATTCACAGGGGGTACTGCCGAGCTTGTACGATCCCCTTCGAATGGAAAAATAAAATTCAATGAGAATTTGGTTCACCCCACACATACCCGTCATGGGCAGCCTGCTTTTCTATGTTATATAGACTTGCATGTAACTATTCAGAGTCAAGATATTCTATATAGTGTGAATATTCCCTCAAAAAGCTTGATTCTAGTGCAAAATGATCAATATGTAAAATCCGAACAAGTAATTGCGGAGATTCGTGCTGGAACGCCCACTTTACATTTTAAAGAAAGGGTACAAAAGCATATTTATTCTGAATCAGACGGCGAAATGCACTGGAGTACTGATGTTTACCATGCGCCCGAATATCAATATGGTAATCTTCGCCGATTACCAAAAACAAGCCATTTATGGATATTGTCAGTAAGTATGTGCAGATCCAGTATAGCGTCTTTTTCACTCCACAAGGATCAAGATCAAATGAATACTTATGGTAAAAAAGATAGGGAAATTCTTGATTATTCAACGTCGGATCGAATCATGTCCAATGGCCATTGGAATTTTATCTATCCTTCTATTTTTCAAGATAATTCAGATTTGTTGGCGAAAAAGCGAAGAAATAGGTTCGTCATTCCATTACAATATCATCAAGAACAAGAGAAAGAACTAATATCCTGTTTTGGGATTTCGATTGAAATCCCCCTTATGGGTGTTTTACGTAGAAATACaatttttgcttattttgacgatcCCCGATACAGAAAAGATAAAAAGGGTTCAGGAATTGTTAAATTTAGATATAGGACCCTAGAAGAAGAATATAGGACTCGAACGGAAGACTCAGAAGAGGAATATGAGACCCTAGAAGACGAATACAGGACCCGAGAGGACGAATATGAATATGAAACCCTAGAAGAATCTAAATATGGAATCCTAGAAGACGAATACGAATATGAAACCCTAGAAGACGAATATGGGAGCCCAGAAAACGAATATGGGAACCCAGAGAACTTTAGAGAAAGACTCAGAAGAGGAATATGGGAGCCCAGAGAGCAAATATAGGACCCAAGAGGACGAATATGGAACTCTAGAGGAAGACTCAGAAGACGAATATGGCAGCCCCGGGGAAAGCGCAGAGGAAAAATATGGTACTTTAGAGGAAGACTCAGAAGAAGATTCAGAGGACGAATACGAGAGCCCAGAGGAAGATTCCATCTTAAAAAAAGAGGGTTTGATTGAGCATCGAGGAACAAAAGAATTTAGTCTAAAATACCAAAAAGaagtagatcggttttttttcatTCTTCAAGAACTTCATATCTTGCCGAGATCTTCATCCCTAAAGATACTTGACAATAGTATTATTGGAGTggatacacaactcacaaaaaataCAAGAAGTCGACTAGGCGGACTGGTCCGAGTGAAGAGAAAAAAAAGCCATACGGAACTCAAAATATTTTCCGGAGATATTCATTTTCCTGAAGAGGCGGACAAGATATTAGGTGGCTGTTTGATACCGCCAGAAAGACAAAAAAAAGATTCTAAggaatcaaaaaaaggaaaaattgGGTCTATGTTCAACGGAAAAAAATTCTCAAGAGCAAGGAAAAGTATTTTGTTTCCGTTCGCCCTACAGTGGCATACGAAATGGACGAAGGAAGAAATTTAGCAACACTTTTCCCGCAGGATCTCTTGCAAGAAGAAAATAATCTCCAAATTCGACTTGTCAATTTTATTTCTCATGAAAATAGCAAGTTAACTCAAAGAATTTATCACACAAATAGTCAATTTGTTAGAACTTGCTTAGTAGTGAATTGggaataagaagaaaaagaaaaggctggTGCTTCCCTTGTTGAGGTAAGAGCAAATGATCTTATTCGCGATTTCCTATGAATTGAGTTAGTCAAGTCCACTATTTCGTATACACAAAAAAAGTATGGTAGGACAAGTGCAGGACCGATTCCCCATAATAGGTTAGATCGCGCCAATATCAATTCTTTTTATTCCAAGGCGAAGATTGAATCACTTAGCCAACATCCAGAAGCTATTGGCACTTTGTTGAATAGAAATAAAGAATACCACTCTTTGATGATTTTGTCAGCATCCAACTGTTGTCGAATTGGTTTATTCAAGAATTCAAAACATCCCAATGCGATAAAAGAATGGAATCCTAGAATTCCTATTCGAGAAATTTTTGGGCCCTTAGGTGCTATTGTAGCTAGTATATCGCATTTTTCTTCATCTTACTATTTACTAACGCATAATAAAATCCTGTTAAAAAATATTTGTTCGTTGACAATTTAAAACAAACCTTCCAAGTACTTCAAGAACTTAAATACTCTTTAATAGATGAAAATAAAAGGATTTCTAATTTCGATAGTAACATAATGTTGGATCCATTCCTTTTGAATTGTCACTTTGTCCATCATGATTCTTGGGAAGAGACATTGGCAATAATTCACCTTGGACAATTTATTTGTGAAAATGTATGTCTATTTAAATCGCACATAAAAAATCGGTCAAATTTTCATTGTAAATATGAATTCCTTTGTTATAAGAGCAGCTAAACCTTATTTGGCCACTACAGGAGCAACTGTTAATGGTCATTATGGAGAAATCCTTTACAAGGGAGATAGGTTAGTTacgtttatatatgaaaaatcgaGATCTAGTGACATAACACAGGTCTTCCAAAAGTGGAACAAATCTTTGAAGCGCGTTCAATTGATTCATTATCCCCGAATCTCGAAAGGAGAATTGAGGATTGGAATGAGCGTATACCAAGAATTCTTGGGGTCCCTTGGGGATTCTTGATTCGAGCTGAGCTAACCATAGCCCAAAGTCGTATCTCTTTGGTTAATAAAATCCAAAAGGTTTATCGATCCCAAGGGGTACAGATCCATAATAGACATATAGAGATTATTATACGCCAAGTAACATCAAAAGTGTGGGTTTCCGAAGATGGAATGTCTAATGTTTTTTCGCCTGGGGAATTAATCGGACTATTGCGAGCAGAACGAGCAGGACTAGCTTTGGATGAATCGATCTATTATTGGGCAATCTTATTGGGAATAACAAGGGCTTCCCTAAATACCCAAAGTTTCATATCTGAAGCAATTTTTCAAGAAACTGCTCGAGTTTTAGCAAAAGCTGCCCTACGAGGTCGCATTGATTGGTTGAAAGGCTTGAAAGAAAACGTAGTTCTGGGGGGGATTATACCTGTTGGTACCGGATTCCAAAAATTTGTGCATCGTTCCCCACAAGACAAGAACCTTtatttcaaaataaaaaaaatctattcGCGTCGGAAATGAGAGATTTTTGGTTTCTCCATACAGAATTAGTTTCTTCAGATTCTGACGTAACAAACAATTTTTATGAGACATAAGAACCCCCATTTAACATTTAACCCTATATCATTTAAGGatacataaaaaatattttatttcAAGCTATTTCGGATCTTTCTTAATCTTCAAAAAGAACTAAATTCCGTAATGGAATGGTAGGATTAAAAAAAAGGAAGTGTGGAAAAAATGACAAGAAGATATTGGAACATTAATTCGAAAGAGATGATAGAAGCAGGAGTTCATTTTGGTCATGGTATTAAGAAATGGAATCCTAAAATGGCCCCTTACATTTCGGCAAAGCGTAAAGGTACTCATATTATAAATCTCGCTAGAACGGCTCGTTTTTTATCAGAAGCTTGTGATTTAGTTTTTGATGCAGCAAGTCAGGGAAAAAGTTTCTTAATTGTTGGTACCAAAAAAAGAGCAACAGATTTAGTAGCATCAGCTGCAATAAGGGCTCGTTGTCATTATGTTAATAAAAAGTGGTTCAGTGGTATGTTAACGAATTGGTCGATTACGAAAACTAGACTTTCTCAATTTAGAGACTTAAGAGCAGAAGAAAAAATGGGAAAATTCCACCATCTCACAAAAAGAGATGTGGCAATCTTGAAGAGAAAATTATCTACCTTGCAAAGGTATCTCGGCGGGATCAAATATATGACGAGATTGCCAGACATTGTGATCGTCCTTGATCAGCAAAAAGAGTATATAGCTCTTCGGGAATGTGCCATTTTGGGGATTCCTACTATTTCTTTAGTCGATACAAATTGTGACCCGGATCTCGCGAATATATCGATTCCAGCCAACGATGACACTATGACTTCAATTCGATTGATTCTTAACAAATTAGTATTTTCAATTTGTGAGGGCCGTTCTCTCTATATAAGAAATCGTTGATTAAGAATATATAGTGAATTCTTGGGCAACTGCGTAAATTTATGGAATCACTTACTTTACTATATCTTTTTTttttgcatagaattttttttgcatAGAAAAAAGAAGGGGAATATTGATATATATTAGAGGGTATTGATATATATTATGATCTGATGTGCTTTCTTGGTATCCTAAATATAAGATTAATACTTCAAGTCGCTGAGTTGAGAAAGAGATGGTTGAATCAAAAGAATTCCTTTTTTGAAGTTCAATTTTTATCAGAGGACAATATGAATATTATACCTTGTTCCATTAAAACACTCAAGGGGTTATACGATATATCGGGTGTAGAAGTAGGCCAACACTTCTATTGGCAAATAGGAGGTTTCCAAATTCATGCCCAAGTACTCATCACTTCTTGGGTCGTAATTACTATCTTGCTAGGTTCAGTTGTCATAGCTGTTCGGAATCCACAAACCATCCCGACCGACGGTCAGAATTTTTTTGAATATGTCCTTGAGTTTATTCGAGACTTGAGCAAAACTCAGATTGGAGAAGAATATGGTCCCTGGGTTCCCTTTATTGGAACTatgttcctttttatttttgtttcgatTTGGTCGGGTGCTCTTTTACCTTGGAAAATTATAGAGTTACCCCATGGGGAATTAGCAGCGCCCA
This DNA window, taken from Triticum aestivum cultivar Chinese Spring chromosome 1D, IWGSC CS RefSeq v2.1, whole genome shotgun sequence, encodes the following:
- the LOC123181326 gene encoding ATP synthase subunit a, chloroplastic-like, translated to MNIIPCSIKTLKGLYDISGVEVGQHFYWQIGGFQIHAQVLITSWVVITILLGSVVIAVRNPQTIPTDGQNFFEYVLEFIRDLSKTQIGEEYGPWVPFIGTMFLFIFVSIWSGALLPWKIIELPHGELAAPTNDINTTVALALLTSAAYFYAGLSKKGLSYFEKYIKPTPILLPINILEDFTKPLSLSFRLFGNILADVNW